The proteins below are encoded in one region of Mycobacterium botniense:
- a CDS encoding polyketide cyclase / dehydrase and lipid transport: protein MHSIHIADETFIAADGARVSAVIADRVSWRRWWPDLRLRVVEDRGEKGIRWAVTGALHGTMEIWLEPSLDGVLLHYFLHAEPSGVAAWQLARMNFARMTHRRRVAGKKMAFEVKETLERSRPVGVSPVA, encoded by the coding sequence GTGCACAGTATTCACATCGCCGACGAGACGTTTATCGCGGCGGACGGCGCGCGGGTCAGTGCGGTGATCGCCGATCGTGTCAGCTGGCGACGGTGGTGGCCTGATCTGCGGTTGCGGGTCGTCGAAGACCGTGGCGAGAAAGGTATCAGGTGGGCGGTGACCGGGGCGCTGCACGGCACCATGGAAATCTGGCTGGAGCCGTCACTGGATGGGGTGTTGCTGCACTATTTCCTCCACGCCGAGCCGTCGGGCGTGGCGGCCTGGCAGCTGGCCCGGATGAATTTCGCCAGAATGACCCACCGTCGTCGGGTTGCCGGCAAGAAAATGGCCTTCGAGGTCAAAGAGACGCTGGAACGGTCGCGCCCGGTGGGGGTCTCTCCGGTGGCTTAA
- a CDS encoding SRPBCC family protein — MAEKTAQTIYIDADPRTVMNVIADIGSYPEWVSEYKETEVLEADDEGYPKVARMVLDTSVIKDTMVLSYDWPADRSSVRWSLVSSSLLKSLDGAYRLAPKGSGTNVTYELTVDLAIPMIGLLKRKAERRLIDTALKDLKKRVEAE, encoded by the coding sequence GTGGCGGAGAAGACGGCGCAGACGATCTACATCGACGCGGATCCACGCACAGTCATGAACGTGATCGCCGACATCGGTTCCTACCCCGAGTGGGTCTCAGAGTATAAGGAGACCGAAGTCCTTGAGGCCGACGACGAGGGATATCCGAAGGTAGCCCGGATGGTGCTGGACACCAGCGTCATCAAAGACACTATGGTGCTGTCCTACGATTGGCCGGCAGACCGCAGCTCTGTGCGCTGGTCACTGGTTTCCAGTTCGTTGTTAAAATCGCTTGATGGTGCATATCGCTTGGCGCCCAAAGGCTCTGGAACAAATGTCACTTATGAGCTTACCGTCGACTTGGCTATCCCGATGATCGGGTTGCTGAAGCGCAAGGCGGAGCGCAGGTTGATCGACACCGCGTTGAAGGATCTGAAGAAACGAGTCGAGGCTGAGTGA
- a CDS encoding ArsA family ATPase codes for MSESAAPTPARISLFVGKGGVGKSTLACAAAVRDARAGQRVLVVSTDQAHSLGDVLGVAVPPTGHRDPVRVLADDADAGGGFLDALALDTLALLEARWCEAVGTFRRRFPESELDTIAPEELSALPGVQELLGLHEVGELAAAGRWDRIVVDCASTADALRMLTLPATVGLYVERAWPRHRRLAVAADDARLTAVAELAERIAAGVEKLGALLTDDTLVSAHLVLTAERVVAAEAIRTLNSLALMGVRVTELIVNQILVQDDSYEYHNLPDHPAFEWYAGRIREQRVVLDELDATIGDVALVLTPHLVGEPIGPKALGQLLESAHRRAGSAPPGPLRPVVDRESGTGLGSVYRLRLELPQLDPGELTLGRVGDDLIIGVGGMRRRVRLASVLRRCTVLDAHLRGNELTVRFRPDPEVWPL; via the coding sequence CTGAGTGAATCCGCAGCGCCCACTCCTGCCCGCATCAGCCTTTTTGTCGGCAAGGGTGGGGTAGGGAAGTCCACTCTGGCGTGTGCTGCAGCGGTGCGTGACGCACGCGCCGGTCAGCGCGTGCTGGTGGTGTCCACCGATCAGGCGCATTCACTGGGTGACGTGCTGGGGGTCGCCGTACCGCCGACGGGTCACCGTGACCCCGTTCGGGTGCTTGCCGACGACGCTGATGCCGGCGGCGGGTTTCTCGACGCGCTGGCGCTGGACACCTTGGCACTGCTGGAAGCTCGGTGGTGTGAGGCTGTCGGCACTTTCCGCCGGCGGTTTCCCGAGTCGGAGCTCGATACCATTGCGCCCGAAGAACTCTCCGCTTTGCCCGGAGTCCAGGAACTACTGGGCCTGCATGAGGTCGGCGAGCTGGCGGCAGCCGGGCGCTGGGACCGCATCGTGGTCGACTGTGCGTCCACCGCCGATGCGTTGCGGATGCTGACGCTGCCGGCCACCGTCGGGCTCTATGTCGAACGCGCCTGGCCCCGGCATCGACGGCTGGCCGTGGCCGCTGACGATGCCCGCTTGACTGCGGTGGCGGAGCTGGCCGAGCGGATCGCCGCCGGTGTGGAGAAGCTCGGCGCGCTGCTGACCGATGACACGCTGGTGAGTGCTCACCTGGTGCTCACCGCTGAACGCGTCGTGGCGGCTGAGGCGATTCGAACGCTGAACTCGTTGGCGCTGATGGGTGTGCGCGTTACCGAGCTAATCGTCAACCAGATTCTGGTGCAAGACGATTCGTACGAATACCACAATCTGCCCGATCATCCGGCGTTCGAATGGTACGCCGGGCGCATCCGCGAGCAGCGCGTCGTGCTCGACGAACTCGACGCCACGATCGGTGACGTGGCCCTGGTGCTGACCCCGCACCTGGTCGGCGAGCCGATCGGCCCGAAAGCATTGGGCCAACTGCTGGAAAGCGCACATCGCCGTGCCGGCTCGGCCCCGCCGGGACCGTTGCGCCCGGTCGTCGACCGGGAATCAGGAACGGGACTGGGATCGGTGTATCGGTTGCGGTTAGAGTTGCCACAACTCGATCCCGGCGAATTGACCTTGGGCCGGGTCGGTGACGACCTCATCATCGGTGTCGGTGGGATGCGCCGCCGAGTCCGGTTGGCATCGGTGCTGCGCCGCTGCACGGTGCTGGACGCGCATCTTCGAGGAAACGAGCTGACCGTGCGATTTCGACCAGATCCGGAGGTGTGGCCATTGTGA
- a CDS encoding lysophospholipid acyltransferase family protein, giving the protein MWYWLFKYIFMGPILALLGRPRVEGLEHVPRSGPAILASNHLAVADSFYLPLVVPRRITFLAKREYFTGTGVKGWFIRWFYSTTGQVPIDRSDADAAQAALQTAERLLKQGKLLGMYPEGTRSPDGRLYKGKTGLARLALHTGVPVIPVAMIGTEKVNPPGSKMWRFGRVTVRFGRPMDFSRFEGLAGNRFIERAVTDEVIYELMRLSGQEYVDIYAASIKNGGSGGEESASDADRIPQPAVG; this is encoded by the coding sequence ATGTGGTACTGGTTGTTCAAGTACATCTTCATGGGCCCGATCCTGGCCTTACTGGGTCGCCCGAGAGTCGAAGGGCTGGAACACGTCCCGCGCTCGGGGCCAGCTATTCTGGCCAGTAACCACTTGGCGGTGGCGGACAGTTTTTATCTACCGCTGGTGGTCCCGCGCCGGATCACATTCCTCGCCAAGCGGGAGTACTTCACCGGTACCGGCGTGAAGGGCTGGTTTATTCGCTGGTTCTACAGCACCACCGGGCAGGTGCCGATCGACCGTTCCGATGCCGACGCCGCGCAGGCGGCGTTGCAGACCGCAGAGCGGCTGCTCAAACAGGGCAAGTTGCTGGGCATGTATCCCGAGGGCACCCGCTCGCCCGACGGCCGGCTGTACAAAGGCAAGACCGGGCTGGCCCGGCTGGCACTGCACACCGGGGTTCCGGTGATACCGGTGGCGATGATCGGCACCGAGAAAGTCAACCCGCCGGGCAGCAAGATGTGGCGGTTCGGGCGGGTGACCGTCCGGTTCGGCAGACCGATGGACTTCTCCCGGTTCGAAGGGCTGGCCGGTAATCGATTCATCGAGCGGGCGGTCACCGACGAGGTGATCTATGAGCTGATGCGGTTATCCGGTCAGGAATATGTCGACATCTACGCCGCCAGCATCAAAAACGGTGGCAGCGGCGGCGAGGAGTCGGCCAGCGACGCCGATCGGATTCCCCAACCCGCAGTCGGCTGA
- a CDS encoding glycosyltransferase 87 family protein: protein MSEWQSPDVGTQHGRIAIGQMLLWCVLWLLGLAALGYTAWALLGHTPYRIDVDIYRMGSQAWLDGRPLYTGGVLFHTPIGLDLPFTYPPLAAVAFCPFAWLRMPAASVAITLTTLVLLITSTVIVLTRLEVWSRSQLAPGPAWLRRCWVAVAVVAPAAIWLEPIKSNFAFGQINVLLMTLVIADCVPRRTYWPRGVLLGLGIALKLTPAVFLLYFLLRRDTRTVMTVVASFAAATLLGFVLAWRDSWEYWTDTVRKTDRIGAATLNTNQNVAGALARLGLDERDRLLLWLAGCLLVLALTAWATRRVLRAGEPFLAVICVALFGLVVSPVSWSHHWVWMLPAVMVTTALAWRRRNAVLAAVSAAGVALMVWTPINLLPKHHEATAPWWRQLAGSSYVWWALAVIVAAGVTVAARPARPVAAVRGPASMTAVG from the coding sequence ATGAGTGAATGGCAATCGCCCGACGTGGGCACACAACACGGGCGGATCGCCATTGGGCAGATGTTGCTGTGGTGCGTGCTCTGGCTGCTGGGCCTCGCGGCGCTGGGCTACACCGCCTGGGCGTTGCTTGGGCACACTCCTTATCGCATCGATGTCGATATCTACCGCATGGGCAGTCAGGCCTGGTTGGACGGCCGTCCGCTCTACACCGGCGGTGTGCTGTTTCATACCCCGATCGGATTGGATCTGCCGTTCACCTATCCTCCGCTGGCCGCTGTCGCATTCTGCCCGTTTGCGTGGCTGCGGATGCCTGCCGCCAGCGTGGCGATCACGCTTACCACGTTGGTGCTGCTGATCACCTCGACGGTGATCGTTTTGACCCGCCTGGAGGTGTGGAGCCGCTCGCAGCTGGCGCCCGGGCCTGCGTGGTTACGCCGATGCTGGGTGGCCGTGGCGGTCGTGGCGCCCGCGGCGATCTGGCTGGAGCCGATCAAATCAAACTTCGCGTTCGGCCAAATCAACGTGTTGCTGATGACCCTGGTGATCGCTGACTGCGTGCCCCGCCGTACCTACTGGCCGCGTGGTGTGCTGCTTGGTCTGGGGATCGCCCTGAAGCTGACACCGGCGGTGTTTCTGCTCTACTTCCTGCTGCGCCGCGATACCCGCACGGTGATGACGGTGGTCGCGTCCTTCGCGGCGGCGACTCTGTTGGGTTTCGTGCTGGCCTGGCGCGATTCATGGGAGTACTGGACCGACACCGTGCGTAAAACCGACCGGATCGGCGCGGCGACGTTGAACACCAATCAGAATGTGGCCGGCGCCTTGGCGCGGCTGGGGCTCGATGAGCGTGACCGATTGCTGTTGTGGCTGGCCGGGTGCCTGCTGGTTCTGGCACTGACCGCATGGGCGACGCGGCGGGTGCTGCGCGCCGGCGAACCGTTCCTGGCAGTGATCTGCGTTGCCCTGTTCGGGTTGGTGGTTTCTCCGGTGTCGTGGTCACACCACTGGGTGTGGATGCTGCCCGCCGTGATGGTGACCACGGCGTTGGCGTGGCGGCGACGCAATGCGGTGCTGGCCGCGGTGAGCGCTGCGGGAGTCGCGCTGATGGTGTGGACGCCGATCAACCTGCTGCCCAAACACCATGAGGCGACTGCGCCCTGGTGGCGTCAACTTGCGGGATCTTCCTACGTGTGGTGGGCGCTGGCGGTCATCGTTGCGGCGGGAGTCACCGTGGCAGCTCGTCCAGCGCGCCCGGTCGCGGCGGTGCGCGGTCCGGCGTCGATGACGGCCGTCGGCTGA
- a CDS encoding polyadenylate-specific 3'-exoribonuclease AS, with product MRYFYDTEFIEDGRTIELISIGVVAEDGREYYAVSTEFDPERASPWVRTHVLPKLPPPSSQLWRSRSQIRADLEQFFGVGGADPIELWAWVGAYDHVALCQLWGPMSDLPAAMPRFTRELRQLWEDRGCPRMPPRSRDVHDALVDARDQLRRFRLIIADARAGTVPADHAR from the coding sequence GTGCGGTACTTCTATGACACCGAATTCATCGAGGACGGCCGCACCATCGAGCTGATCTCGATCGGGGTTGTCGCCGAGGACGGCCGTGAGTATTACGCGGTGTCCACCGAGTTCGATCCCGAGCGGGCGAGTCCCTGGGTCCGCACCCATGTGCTGCCCAAGCTGCCGCCGCCGTCCTCGCAGCTGTGGCGCTCGCGCAGCCAGATCCGCGCCGATCTCGAGCAGTTCTTCGGTGTCGGCGGCGCCGACCCGATCGAGCTTTGGGCCTGGGTGGGAGCCTACGACCATGTTGCCTTATGCCAACTGTGGGGACCGATGAGCGACCTGCCGGCGGCCATGCCCCGGTTCACGCGGGAATTGCGTCAGCTATGGGAGGACCGTGGATGCCCGCGGATGCCGCCGCGCTCGCGTGATGTGCACGACGCGCTGGTGGATGCCCGCGATCAGCTACGCCGCTTCCGTCTCATCATCGCTGACGCCCGGGCGGGGACGGTTCCCGCCGACCACGCCCGATGA
- a CDS encoding class II 3-deoxy-7-phosphoheptulonate synthase, which yields MNWTVDIPIDQLPALPPLPPELRVRLDAALAKPAAQQPSWSAEEARAMRTVLESVPPVTVPSEIVRLRGLLGQVANGEAFLLQGGDCAETFVDNTEPHIRGNIRTLLQMAVVLTYGASMPVVKVARIAGQYAKPRSADIDALGLRSYRGDMINSFAPDAAAREHDPSRLVRAYANASAAMNLVRALTTSGLASLHLVHDWNQEFVRTCPAGARYEALATEIDRGLRFMSACGVADRNLQTAEIYASHEALVLDYERAMLRLSDEEGDPQLYDLSAHYLWIGERTRQLDGAHIAFAEVISNPIGVKMGPTMTPELAVEYVERLDPHNTPGRLTLVSRLGNNKVRDLLPPIVEKVQGTGHKVIWQCDPMHGNTHESSTGYKTRHFDRIVDEVQGFFEVHRALGTHPGGIHVEITGEDVTECLGGAQDISDSDLAGRYETACDPRLNTQQSLELAFLVAEMLRD from the coding sequence ATGAACTGGACCGTCGACATCCCCATCGACCAGCTGCCGGCGCTGCCGCCGCTGCCTCCGGAACTGCGGGTGCGGCTGGACGCCGCGTTAGCTAAACCGGCCGCCCAGCAACCCAGCTGGTCCGCTGAGGAGGCCAGGGCGATGCGGACGGTCCTGGAAAGCGTGCCGCCGGTGACGGTGCCCTCCGAGATCGTGCGGCTGCGCGGCCTGCTGGGCCAGGTCGCCAACGGTGAGGCGTTTCTGCTGCAGGGCGGCGACTGCGCGGAGACCTTCGTGGACAACACCGAGCCGCACATCCGCGGCAATATCCGCACTCTGCTGCAAATGGCGGTGGTGTTGACCTACGGGGCCAGCATGCCGGTGGTGAAGGTGGCCCGCATCGCGGGACAGTACGCCAAACCTCGATCGGCTGACATCGACGCGTTGGGCTTGCGCTCCTACCGCGGGGATATGATCAACAGCTTCGCTCCGGATGCCGCTGCGCGCGAACACGACCCGTCACGATTGGTGCGCGCCTACGCCAACGCCAGCGCGGCAATGAACCTCGTTCGGGCGCTGACGACGTCGGGGCTGGCGTCGCTGCACCTGGTGCACGACTGGAACCAGGAATTCGTCCGGACGTGCCCCGCCGGCGCGCGTTATGAAGCGCTGGCCACCGAGATCGACCGCGGTCTGCGGTTCATGAGCGCGTGCGGGGTGGCTGACCGCAATCTGCAGACCGCCGAAATCTACGCTAGCCATGAGGCTTTGGTGCTCGACTACGAGCGCGCGATGCTGCGTCTGTCCGACGAAGAAGGGGACCCCCAGCTCTACGATCTGTCCGCGCACTACTTGTGGATAGGGGAGCGCACCCGTCAACTCGACGGTGCCCACATCGCGTTTGCCGAGGTGATCTCCAACCCGATCGGTGTCAAGATGGGGCCGACGATGACCCCGGAGCTGGCGGTGGAATACGTCGAGCGGCTTGATCCCCACAACACACCGGGGCGACTGACACTGGTAAGCCGGCTGGGTAACAACAAGGTGCGTGATCTGCTACCGCCGATCGTCGAGAAGGTCCAGGGCACTGGGCATAAGGTGATCTGGCAGTGTGATCCGATGCACGGCAACACCCACGAGTCGTCAACAGGCTATAAGACAAGGCATTTCGACCGTATTGTCGACGAAGTGCAGGGCTTCTTCGAGGTGCACCGGGCGCTGGGGACCCACCCGGGCGGTATTCATGTCGAGATCACCGGGGAGGATGTCACCGAATGTCTTGGTGGTGCTCAAGATATTTCAGACTCCGACCTGGCTGGCCGGTACGAGACCGCGTGCGATCCCCGGCTGAACACCCAGCAGTCGCTCGAGTTGGCGTTCCTGGTCGCTGAAATGCTGCGTGACTGA
- a CDS encoding protein kinase domain-containing protein produces the protein MTEAVTGDALVGAMLEGRYRVLAPIGAGGTSTVYRGLDVRLDRPVALKVLDSRYAGDDQFLTRFQLEARAVARLKDPALVAVYDQGLDARHPFLVMELIEGGTLRELLVERGPMPPHAVAAVLRPVLRGLATAHRAGLVHRDVKPENVLISDDGEVKIADFGLVRAVAAAGITSASVILGTAAYLSPEQVRDGNATPRSDVYAAGILVYELLTGQTPFRGDSALSIAYQRLDADVPAPSSTIDGVPGQFDELVARATARDPGERYADAIAMGAELDAIAAELALPAFRVPAPRDSAQHRSAALYDSGLDGHQTTDREPRQAAPTPRRHPTRRLTRVPGAWPEEPHTPYEHEYRFLSGTFAGIEMSEFVAARQHAQRMVLIWVAVVLAVTGLVAAAAWTIGSNLSALL, from the coding sequence GTGACGGAAGCCGTGACGGGAGACGCCCTGGTCGGTGCGATGCTGGAGGGGCGCTACCGGGTTCTGGCTCCGATCGGCGCCGGCGGCACCTCGACGGTCTACCGTGGCCTGGACGTCCGTTTGGACCGCCCCGTCGCACTGAAAGTCTTGGACTCGCGCTACGCCGGCGACGATCAGTTCCTGACTCGCTTTCAGCTCGAGGCCCGCGCCGTCGCCCGGTTGAAGGATCCCGCCCTGGTCGCGGTCTACGACCAGGGCCTGGACGCCCGGCACCCGTTTTTGGTGATGGAGCTGATCGAGGGCGGCACCCTGCGCGAGCTGCTGGTCGAACGTGGCCCGATGCCACCGCATGCGGTGGCCGCGGTGTTGCGGCCGGTGCTGCGCGGGCTGGCCACCGCCCACCGGGCGGGACTGGTCCATCGCGACGTCAAACCCGAGAACGTGCTGATCTCCGACGACGGCGAGGTGAAGATTGCCGACTTCGGCCTCGTCCGGGCTGTCGCCGCAGCGGGAATCACCTCGGCCAGCGTCATTCTCGGCACCGCGGCCTATTTGTCACCTGAGCAGGTTCGCGACGGGAACGCCACTCCCCGCAGCGATGTGTACGCAGCCGGCATTCTCGTCTACGAGCTGTTGACCGGCCAGACACCGTTCCGCGGCGACTCGGCATTGTCGATCGCCTACCAACGTCTTGATGCCGACGTACCAGCGCCCAGCAGCACAATCGACGGCGTGCCCGGGCAATTCGATGAATTAGTGGCCCGCGCGACAGCCCGGGATCCCGGTGAGCGATACGCCGACGCGATCGCGATGGGTGCTGAACTGGACGCGATCGCCGCCGAGTTGGCGCTGCCGGCGTTTCGGGTACCCGCGCCGCGGGACTCCGCCCAGCATCGTTCGGCCGCGCTCTATGACAGCGGCTTGGATGGGCACCAGACCACTGACCGCGAGCCGCGGCAGGCCGCCCCTACCCCAAGACGTCATCCCACTCGCCGGCTCACCCGGGTGCCCGGGGCTTGGCCGGAGGAGCCCCATACACCGTACGAGCACGAATACCGCTTCTTGTCAGGCACGTTCGCCGGTATCGAGATGAGTGAATTCGTTGCGGCGCGGCAGCACGCCCAACGGATGGTGCTGATTTGGGTGGCGGTCGTGCTCGCAGTCACCGGCCTGGTCGCCGCCGCGGCGTGGACGATCGGCAGCAATCTGAGCGCGCTGCTGTAA
- a CDS encoding Rv2175c family DNA-binding protein, protein MSSIPAGEDVLDPDEPTYDLPGVAKLLGVSVSRVHQQLREGHLVAIRRGGDVVVPRVFFTESGEVVKSLPGLLTILHDGGYRDTEIMRWLFTPDPSLTITRDGTRDAVTNARPVDALHAHQAREVVRRAQAMAY, encoded by the coding sequence GTGAGTAGCATTCCGGCCGGTGAGGACGTACTGGACCCCGACGAACCCACGTATGATCTGCCCGGGGTCGCCAAGCTGCTCGGGGTATCGGTCAGCAGAGTGCATCAGCAACTGCGGGAGGGTCACCTGGTCGCGATACGGCGCGGCGGTGACGTGGTGGTGCCCCGGGTCTTTTTCACCGAATCCGGGGAGGTGGTCAAGAGCCTGCCGGGCCTGTTGACGATCCTGCATGACGGCGGCTACCGCGACACCGAGATAATGCGCTGGTTGTTCACCCCGGACCCGTCGTTGACCATCACCCGTGACGGGACGCGCGATGCCGTCACTAACGCCCGCCCGGTGGACGCCTTGCATGCCCATCAGGCCCGCGAAGTTGTGCGCCGAGCGCAGGCGATGGCCTATTAG
- a CDS encoding alpha-(1->6)-mannopyranosyltransferase A codes for MSASTPTPAFRPAAVVSQQISRLRGFATTAEARPARWGFLGSTLITTGGLGAGSTKPHDPLLESIHLSWLRFGHGLVLSSILLWSGVALMLIAWLALGRRVIGGDATGYAVVVTTCFWLAPLLLSVPVFSRDTYSYLAQGALLRDGFDPYVVAPVDNPNALLDNVSPIWTITTAPYGPAFILVAKLVTILVGNHVIAGTLLLRLCMLPGLALLIWAAPRMARHLGADGPTALWICVLNPLVIIHLMGGVHNEMLMVGLMAAGIALTFGRHHVAGISLVAVAVAVKATAGIALPFLVWVWTRHLRDGRGDRPLRAFATAAATCVLIFVVVFAVLSAVAGVGLGWLNALAGSVKIINWLTVPTATANLVHAVGGWLFPVNFYAVLHVTRIVGIVIIAASLPVLWWRFRHDDRAVLSGIAWSMFIVVLFVPAALPWYYSWPLAVIAPLAQSRTALAALAGFSTWIMVIFKPDGAHGMYSWIHVSLATACAALAWYTLYRAPAPSGETAAQPATPR; via the coding sequence ATGTCCGCGTCGACACCGACTCCCGCTTTCCGCCCGGCAGCCGTTGTGAGCCAACAAATTTCACGCCTACGCGGATTTGCCACCACTGCCGAGGCCCGGCCGGCCCGATGGGGTTTCCTCGGCTCGACGCTGATCACCACAGGCGGGCTGGGGGCCGGCAGCACCAAGCCGCACGACCCGTTGCTTGAGTCGATTCATCTGTCCTGGCTGCGATTCGGCCACGGCTTGGTGCTGTCGTCGATACTGCTGTGGTCGGGGGTCGCGCTCATGCTCATCGCCTGGCTGGCGCTGGGGCGGCGGGTCATCGGCGGCGACGCGACCGGCTACGCCGTGGTGGTCACCACCTGTTTCTGGCTGGCGCCGCTGCTGCTGTCGGTGCCGGTCTTCAGCCGCGACACCTACTCCTATCTCGCCCAGGGCGCGCTGCTGCGCGACGGCTTTGACCCCTATGTGGTCGCTCCAGTCGATAACCCGAATGCCTTGCTGGACAACGTCAGTCCGATTTGGACAATTACCACTGCGCCATACGGTCCGGCGTTCATTCTGGTCGCCAAGCTCGTCACAATCCTCGTCGGCAACCACGTGATCGCCGGGACACTGCTGCTGCGCTTGTGCATGCTGCCCGGTCTGGCGCTGCTCATTTGGGCGGCTCCGCGAATGGCCCGCCATCTTGGCGCCGACGGACCCACTGCGCTGTGGATCTGCGTGCTCAATCCGCTGGTCATCATCCATTTGATGGGTGGCGTGCACAACGAGATGTTGATGGTGGGTTTGATGGCCGCGGGGATCGCACTCACTTTCGGTCGTCACCATGTCGCGGGCATCAGCCTGGTCGCCGTCGCGGTCGCGGTGAAGGCCACTGCCGGGATTGCGCTGCCGTTTCTGGTGTGGGTGTGGACGCGTCATCTGCGCGACGGTCGCGGGGATCGTCCGCTGCGGGCATTCGCGACGGCCGCCGCGACCTGTGTACTGATCTTCGTCGTCGTCTTCGCTGTGCTCTCCGCGGTGGCAGGGGTCGGTCTCGGGTGGCTCAACGCGCTGGCGGGGTCGGTGAAAATCATCAACTGGCTGACGGTGCCGACCGCGACGGCGAATCTGGTCCACGCGGTCGGTGGATGGCTGTTCCCCGTCAACTTCTACGCCGTGCTGCACGTCACGAGGATCGTCGGGATCGTGATTATTGCCGCCTCGCTGCCGGTGCTGTGGTGGCGATTCCGCCACGACGATCGCGCGGTGCTGAGCGGAATCGCGTGGTCGATGTTCATCGTGGTGTTATTCGTGCCCGCTGCACTGCCCTGGTACTACAGCTGGCCGCTTGCGGTGATCGCGCCGCTAGCGCAGTCGCGCACCGCACTGGCAGCCCTCGCCGGCTTCTCCACCTGGATCATGGTGATCTTCAAACCCGATGGCGCGCATGGGATGTACTCCTGGATCCATGTGTCACTGGCGACCGCGTGCGCAGCCCTCGCGTGGTATACGCTGTACCGCGCGCCAGCGCCGTCGGGCGAAACCGCCGCCCAGCCGGCGACGCCCCGCTAG
- the idsA2 gene encoding bifunctional (2E,6E)-farnesyl/geranyl diphosphate synthase — MAGVITEQLRRYLHGRRRETAYIGSDFDGLVAGLEEFVLSGGKRLRPAFAYWGWRAVSTQDPDTQVLLLFSALELLHACALVHDDIIDGSATRRGRPATHLRFAELHRARRWRGSPESFGVASAILLGDLALAWADDIVSRVDLPPDAHHRVWRVWADLRTEVLGGQYLDIVAEASDALSITSAMTVNTFKTAAYTVARPLQLGLAAAADRPDVHTVFHQIGNDLGVAFQLRDDVLGVFGDPAVTGKPSGDDLRSGKRTVLIAEALELAEKSDPLAAKFLRRSVGSELSDAHVSELREVIARVGALDAVEDRIGALTRRALATLQAAPITAAAKTGLSDLARLAVNRSS; from the coding sequence TTGGCCGGCGTCATCACCGAACAACTGCGGAGGTATTTGCACGGCCGCCGCCGCGAGACCGCCTACATCGGAAGCGACTTCGACGGGCTTGTCGCCGGCCTCGAAGAGTTTGTGCTCAGCGGTGGCAAACGGCTGCGTCCGGCGTTCGCCTACTGGGGCTGGCGCGCGGTCTCAACCCAAGATCCCGATACGCAAGTGCTGCTGCTGTTTTCCGCGCTGGAGCTGCTGCACGCGTGTGCGCTGGTACACGACGACATCATTGACGGTTCCGCGACCCGCCGCGGCCGACCGGCCACCCACCTGAGATTCGCCGAGTTGCACCGGGCGCGGCGCTGGCGCGGCTCACCGGAGAGCTTCGGGGTGGCGTCCGCTATCCTGCTCGGCGACCTGGCGCTGGCCTGGGCCGACGATATCGTCTCCAGGGTTGACCTGCCGCCCGACGCCCACCACCGGGTGTGGCGAGTCTGGGCTGACCTCCGCACCGAAGTGCTGGGCGGGCAGTACCTCGATATCGTCGCCGAAGCCAGTGACGCGCTCTCGATCACCTCGGCGATGACTGTCAACACGTTCAAAACCGCTGCCTACACAGTCGCGCGACCGCTGCAGCTGGGATTGGCCGCGGCAGCGGATCGGCCCGATGTGCACACGGTCTTCCACCAAATCGGCAACGATCTAGGCGTGGCGTTCCAACTTCGAGACGATGTGCTGGGAGTGTTCGGGGATCCCGCTGTCACCGGAAAACCATCCGGCGACGACTTGCGTTCCGGCAAGCGCACCGTATTGATAGCCGAGGCCCTGGAATTGGCCGAAAAGTCGGATCCTTTGGCGGCCAAATTCCTACGTCGCTCAGTGGGGAGCGAGCTGTCTGATGCGCACGTCAGTGAGTTGCGCGAGGTCATTGCGAGGGTCGGTGCGCTGGACGCGGTCGAAGACCGCATCGGTGCCCTTACCCGCCGGGCGCTGGCCACGCTGCAGGCCGCGCCCATCACTGCGGCGGCCAAGACGGGGCTGTCCGACCTCGCCAGGCTGGCTGTGAACCGGTCCTCTTGA